A region of Diceros bicornis minor isolate mBicDic1 chromosome 31, mDicBic1.mat.cur, whole genome shotgun sequence DNA encodes the following proteins:
- the AGBL2 gene encoding cytosolic carboxypeptidase 2 isoform X10 — protein sequence MFPALEKELKQTLPDPYEDFMYRHLRYYGYFKAQRGSLPSSATPQRVWKNNPRYLLSGSFRERDDLIPDPLQKEKLLWPTCLSSTVHRQIEAVSRDSLMLKSPLLQSRRLLHDEFGKVNPQRREPRDLFAFLSSSGALQAPRWPVECEVIKENIHHIEWVPPQPEYFYQPTGNEKLPEIVGEEKGTVVYQLDSVPAEGSYFTSSRVGGKRGIIKELAVMLQGPEDNTLLFESRFESGNLQKAVRVDTYEYELTLRTDLYTNKHTQWFYFRVQNTRKDATYRFTIVNLLKPKSLYTLGMKPLMYSQLDANTRNVGWRREGNEIKYYRNNTDDGQQAFYCLTWTTRFPYDQDTCFFAHFYPYTYTDLQCYLLSVANNPVQSQFCKLRTLCRSLAGNTVYLLTITNPSRTPQEAAAKKAVVLSARVHPGESNGSWIMKGFLDFILSDSPDAQLLRDIFVFKVVPMLNPDGVIVGNYRCSLAGRDLNRHYKTILKESFPCIWYTRNMIKRLLEEREVLLYCDFHGHSRKNNIFLYGCNNNNRKYWLHERVFPLMLSKNAPDKFSFHSCNFKVQKCKEGTGRVVMWRMGILNSYTMESTFGGSTLGTKRDTHFTTEDLKSLGYHVCDTLLDFCDPDRAKFTQCLAELKELLQQEIHKKFNELGQDMDLEGNWSDISLSDIESRERSPDLQYRALRREAQTPAKSQLWI from the exons ATGTTCCCAGCATTGGAAAAGGAGCTAAAGCAG ACTCTTCCTGATCCCTATGAAGACTTTATGTACCGTCACCTCCGGTACTATGGCTACTTTAAAG CTCAGAGAGGCAGTTTGCCAAGCTCTGCGACGCCCCAGCGTGTTTGGAAGAATAATCCTCGATACCTGTTGAGTGGCTCTTTTAGAGAAAGAGATGATTTGATACCAGACCCTCTGCAAAAGGAGAAGCTTCTAT gGCCCACCTGTCTATCTTCAACTGTGCACAGACAGATAGAAGCTGTGAGCAGAG ATTCCCTTATGCTGAAGTCACCACTTCTCCAGAGCAGACGGCTTCTTCATGATGAGTTTGGCAAAGTAAACCCACAACGTCGAGAGCCCCGAGATCTCTTTGCCTTTTTGTCTAGCAGCGGGGCACTGCAGGCTCCAAGATGGCCAGTGGAATGTGAGGTCATCAAGGAAAACATTCATCATATTG AGTGGGTTCCACCTCAACCGGAATATTTCTATCAACCTACAGGAAATGAAAAGCTACCAGAAATTGTAGGAGAGGAAAAAGGCACAGTTGTCTATCAATTAGATTCAG TGCCCGCTGAAGGCTCCTACTTCACCAGTTCCAGAGTGGGAGGCAAACGAGGAATTATCAAGGAACTCGCCGTCATGTTGCAAGGACCAGAAGATAATACTCTACTGTTTGAATCAAGGTTTGAGAGTGGCAATCTGCAAAAAGCTGTCAGAGT AGACACCTATGAGTATGAACTCACCTTGCGAACTGACCTCTACACGAACAAACACACTCAGTGGTTTTATTTTCGAGTTCAGAACACCAGAAAAGATGCCACCTATCGCTTCACCATCGTCAACTTGCTAAAACCCAAGAGCCTTTATACTCTAGGGATGAAGCCCCTCATGTACTCCCAACTGGATGCCAACACCCGCAACGTTggctggaggagagaaggaaatgaaatcaagtaCTACAGGAACAACACGGATGATGGGCAGCAGGCCTTTTACTGTCTCACGTGGACCACTCGGTTTCCGTACGACCAGGACACCTGTTTCTTTGCACACTTCTACCCATACACGTACACGGATTTGCAGTGCTACCTCCTGTCCGTGGCAAACAACCCTGTCCAGTCTCAGTTCTGCAAGCTCCGAACTTTATGCAGGAGCCTGGCAGGAAACACCGTCTACCTGCTCACCATCACCAACCCATCCCGGACCCCCCAAGAGGCAGCTGCAAAGAAAGCCGTGGTCTTGAGCGCCCGAGTCCACCCCGGGGAAAGTAACGGCTCCTGGATCATGAAAGGCTTCTTGGACTTCATCCTTAGCGACTCCCCAGATGCCCAGCTCCTCAGAGATATCTTTGTCTTCAAAGTGGTTCCCATGTTAAATCCAGACGGAGTAATTGTGGGGAATTATCGGTGTTCGTTGGCTGGAAGGGACTTGAACAGGCATTATAAAACCATTCTTAAGGAGTCTTTCCCTTGCATCTGGTACACCAGAAACATGATCAAGAG ACTTCTTGAAGAAAGGGAGGTTCTCTTGTATTGTGATTTCCATGGCCACAGCCGGAAGAATAACATCTTCCTGTATGGCTGTAATAACAACAATCGCAAGTACTGGCTTCATGAGCGAGTCTTTCCTTTAATGTTAAGCAAAAATGCACCAGATAAG ttctcttTCCATAGTTGTAATTTTAAGGTCCAAAAGTGCAAAGAAGGAACAGGACGAGTGGTGATGTGGCGGATGGGAATCCTCAACAGCTACACCATGGAGTCGACCTTTGGCGGCTCCACCCTGG GCACTAAAAGAGACACTCACTTTACCACTGAGGACCTAAAATCTCTAGGTTATCATGTCTGTGACACCCTTCTGGACTTCTGTGATCCTGACCGAGCCAAG TTCACACAGTGTCTGGCAGAGcttaaagagctcttacaacaggaAATCCATAAGAAATTCAATGAACTTGGACAAGATATGGATTTAGAAGGAAATTGGAGTGACATCTCCTTGTCTGACATTGAATCCAG